In Calothrix sp. PCC 7507, one DNA window encodes the following:
- a CDS encoding 4-hydroxybenzoate solanesyltransferase, which yields MLRTPENNQEPVWFVIIRLLRWHKPEGRLILMIPALWAVFLAAAGKPPLPLVGVMILGTLATSALGCVVNDLWDRDIDPEVERTRDRPLAARTLSIKVGIAVAIVALACAAVLAFYLNTLSFWLSVAAVPVIILYPGAKRVFPIPQLVLSIAWGFAVLISWSAVTKDLSQPTWLLWGATVLWTLGFDTVYAMSDREDDQRIGVNSSALFFGDYAPTAIALFFAGTIILLAWLGISIHLNITFWISLAIAAVGWIWQSLRLKQSNLPNPAYGEMFRQNVWIGFVLLAGMITGS from the coding sequence ATGTTGAGGACGCCAGAAAACAACCAAGAACCTGTATGGTTCGTAATTATCCGTCTTTTGCGGTGGCATAAACCCGAAGGACGGTTAATTTTGATGATTCCTGCCCTTTGGGCTGTATTTTTGGCGGCTGCTGGTAAACCACCTTTACCCTTAGTAGGTGTGATGATATTGGGTACCCTCGCCACAAGTGCGCTGGGGTGTGTTGTCAATGATTTATGGGACAGAGATATTGATCCAGAAGTCGAAAGAACACGCGATCGCCCCCTCGCTGCCAGGACATTATCTATTAAAGTGGGTATTGCCGTCGCTATTGTGGCACTGGCATGTGCAGCAGTGCTGGCTTTTTATTTAAACACCCTGAGCTTTTGGTTGTCTGTAGCAGCCGTCCCTGTAATTATACTGTATCCCGGTGCCAAGCGGGTATTTCCCATACCTCAACTTGTGCTTTCAATTGCTTGGGGTTTTGCCGTGTTGATTAGCTGGAGTGCAGTCACCAAAGACCTTTCCCAACCCACTTGGTTACTTTGGGGAGCGACTGTATTATGGACATTGGGATTTGATACTGTTTATGCTATGAGCGATCGCGAAGACGATCAACGTATTGGTGTTAATTCCAGCGCCCTATTCTTTGGTGATTATGCCCCTACAGCCATAGCGCTTTTCTTTGCCGGCACAATTATCTTACTGGCTTGGTTAGGTATTTCCATCCATCTCAATATTACCTTTTGGATTAGCCTAGCGATCGCTGCTGTCGGTTGGATTTGGCAATCTTTACGCTTAAAGCAGAGTAATCTACCTAACCCTGCTTACGGTGAAATGTTCCGCCAAAATGTCTGGATTGGTTTTGTTTTACTTGCTGGGATGATTACTGGATCTTGA
- a CDS encoding protealysin inhibitor emfourin has protein sequence MRISFQRTGGFAGIIKTTTVDTATLPPNEADVMPRLVEAADLFKLPEQITSSNPQSDRFQYKLTVEDQGKQHTVTVSEAAMPGTLRPLIEWLNQIAQKN, from the coding sequence ATGCGGATATCGTTTCAGCGCACGGGCGGCTTTGCTGGCATTATCAAGACCACAACCGTTGATACAGCTACTCTACCGCCAAATGAAGCTGATGTCATGCCCCGACTTGTGGAAGCTGCTGATTTATTTAAGTTACCTGAACAAATTACCTCTTCTAATCCTCAGAGCGATCGCTTTCAGTATAAATTGACAGTAGAAGACCAGGGTAAGCAGCATACGGTGACAGTGAGTGAGGCTGCAATGCCAGGCACTTTAAGACCCCTGATTGAATGGCTAAATCAGATAGCACAAAAAAACTAA
- a CDS encoding M4 family metallopeptidase, whose amino-acid sequence MARNKQKSSGFQCQHPVHNRCSICCIVPPHMLENVAVNGNPEQRSWAFHTLNVSAQLRGRRDIIGGLSFAPSPGVKRRTIYDAKNGQQLPGTLVRSEGSPPSSDVAVNEAYDAAGATYDLFHEVFDRNSIDDKGLRLDSTVHYGVKYDNAFWNGDQMVYGDGDGQLFQRFTKSVDVIAHELTHGITQYEAGLLYYGESGALNESFSDVFGSLVKQKIKNQTAAEADWIVGEGLLAPNVKGVGIRSLKAPGTAYNDPVLGKDPQPAFVKDKYTGFEDNAGVHINSGIPNYAFYLAAVEIGGYAWEKAGKIWYIALRDRLRSKSEFRHAADITIKVAGELYGLDSKEQKAVKNAWQKVGVTPKL is encoded by the coding sequence CTCGAAATAAGCAAAAATCATCTGGGTTTCAGTGTCAGCATCCAGTTCATAACAGATGCTCTATCTGTTGTATCGTTCCGCCACATATGCTGGAGAATGTTGCCGTGAATGGCAATCCTGAGCAGCGTAGTTGGGCTTTTCACACACTCAATGTTTCCGCACAGCTGCGGGGAAGACGGGATATTATAGGTGGCCTTTCGTTTGCACCATCTCCTGGTGTGAAGCGCCGCACTATTTATGATGCTAAAAATGGACAGCAACTCCCTGGTACACTGGTACGCAGTGAAGGAAGTCCTCCTAGCAGTGATGTGGCTGTAAATGAAGCCTATGATGCCGCTGGTGCTACCTATGACTTATTCCACGAAGTATTCGATCGCAATTCTATTGATGATAAGGGACTGCGTTTAGATTCTACTGTGCATTATGGCGTTAAGTATGACAACGCCTTCTGGAATGGAGACCAGATGGTATATGGTGATGGAGACGGACAACTGTTTCAACGCTTCACTAAGTCAGTTGATGTCATTGCCCATGAATTAACCCACGGTATCACTCAATATGAAGCTGGTCTACTATATTATGGTGAATCGGGGGCACTGAATGAATCTTTTTCTGATGTCTTCGGTTCATTAGTAAAACAGAAGATCAAAAATCAAACAGCAGCAGAGGCAGACTGGATTGTTGGTGAGGGACTATTGGCACCAAATGTCAAAGGTGTTGGTATCCGATCGCTAAAAGCACCAGGAACAGCATACAATGACCCAGTATTGGGTAAAGACCCCCAACCAGCATTTGTGAAAGACAAATATACTGGCTTTGAAGATAATGCTGGGGTACATATCAACTCAGGTATCCCCAACTATGCTTTTTATCTGGCGGCGGTGGAAATCGGCGGCTACGCTTGGGAGAAAGCTGGTAAGATTTGGTACATAGCATTGCGCGATCGCCTACGCTCCAAGTCTGAGTTTAGACATGCTGCTGATATCACTATCAAAGTGGCTGGAGAACTCTACGGACTCGATAGCAAGGAACAGAAAGCCGTGAAAAATGCTTGGCAAAAAGTAGGAGTTACTCCGAAGTTGTAA